A region of Anopheles cruzii unplaced genomic scaffold, idAnoCruzAS_RS32_06 scaffold01479_ctg1, whole genome shotgun sequence DNA encodes the following proteins:
- the LOC128276527 gene encoding serine/threonine-protein kinase 40-like produces MFRAGRKQLGKRQTANGNINGASKKLRTDQRVPNFEDTAAGKEADQGVPDPKGMPDDGTAGGYSVLTHERRVVRGQTGKKFLDCEIPRFGTLVERTRCRSAGDYIIGHELGTSPGVLQVQYLARKAGTDEYYLLKILSFDPGSEVVHKEVIQAKILHHNEYTLLSMLADLDGVINERGFFSDYAFEEREQEQPDGSW; encoded by the exons ATGTTCCGGGCGGGCAGGAAGCAGCtgggcaaacggcaaacggcgaaCGGTAACATTAATGGGGCTTCGAAGAAACTTCGAACCGATCAGCGAGTACCAAACTTTGAGGATACGGCAGCAGGAAAGGAAGCTGACCAGGGCGTACCGGATCCGAAAGGGATGCCGGACGACGGCACGGCCGGTGGCTATTCAGTGCTAACACACGAACGCCGCGTCGTACGTGGCCAGACCGGGAAGAAGTTTCTTGATTGTGAAATTCCTCGCTTCGGAACGCTGGTCGAGCGTACACGTTGCCGATCGGCGGGTGACTACATTATTGGCCACGAACTGGGCACGAGTCCCGGCGTTCTGCAGGTCCAGTACCTGGCGCGAAAGGCAGGAACCGACGAGTACTATCTGTTGAAG ATTCTTAGCTTCGATCCGGGCTCGGAAGTGGTCCACAAGGAGGTGATCCAAGCGAAGATACTGCATCACAACGAGTACACGCTCCTGTCGATGTTGGCCGATCTCGATGGCGTCATCAACGAGCGCGGTTTCTTCAGCGATTACGCGTTCGAGGAGCGCGAACAGGAACAACCGGACGGTTCATGG